In the Malaclemys terrapin pileata isolate rMalTer1 chromosome 12, rMalTer1.hap1, whole genome shotgun sequence genome, one interval contains:
- the LOC128846636 gene encoding SRRM2 protein homolog rsr-2-like, with the protein MMERGHNRDSDQCRVKVKELRQAYQKTKEANGRSGSEPRTCRFYAELHAILGGAATTTPPVIVDSGSGIVSSATPEDSANGGEEEDEDELAESTQHSVLPNSQDLFLTLTEVPSQASQASTQDSDPMEGTSAAANSSSLPPPSRRLSQIRRRKKRTRDEMFSEIMESSRSDRAHLNEWKETVSKYRKEASEREDRRDQREDRRDQREDRRDQREERRDARDERWRQEDQRRQDATLGLLREQTDMLRRLVELQERLLENRLPLQPLFHPPPSPCSVSSSPRRVRTRGGEAPYTFPFHPSRQPKQKAVIFLTFSLWLFPSQQSSSQIPPGFPPSFSNLLIKNK; encoded by the exons atgatggagagaggccacaatagggactcagatcagtgccgcgtgaaagtcaaggagctcagacaagcctatcaaaaaacaaaggaggcaaacggtcgctccgggtcagagccgcggacatgccgcttctacgccgagctgcatgcaattctagggggggctgccaccactaccccacctgtgatcgtggattctgggtcggggatagtctcatcagcgacgcctgaggattctgccaatgggggagaggaggaggatgaggatgagcttgcagagagcacacagcactccgttctccccaatagccaggatctttttctcaccctgactgaagtaccctcccaagcctcccaagccagtacccaagactctgaccccatggaagggacctcag cagctgcaaattcctcaagcctccctcctccatcccgaaggttatcacagataaggcgtcgtaagaagagaacgcgagacgagatgttttctgaaattatggaatccagccgcagtgacagagctcatctgaatgagtggaaggaaacagtttcaaagtataggaaagaagccagtgaacgtgaggacaggagggaccaacgtgaggacaggagggaccaacgtgaggacaggagggaccaacgtgaggagaggagagacgctcgagatgagaggtggcggcaggaagaccagaggaggcaggatgcaacgctggggctgctgcgtgagcaaacagacatgctccggcgtctggtggagcttcaggaacggctgctggaaaacagactgccgcttcagcccctgttccaccctcccccatccccatgttccgtatcctcctcacccagacgtgtaagaacgcgggggggggaggctccgtacaccttcccattccaccccagtagacagcccaagcaaaaggctgtcatttttttaaccttttctttgtggctttttccttcccagcaatcctcctcccaaataccacccgggttccctccctctttttctaatctattaataaagaataaatga